From a single Meiothermus sp. Pnk-1 genomic region:
- a CDS encoding transposase family protein, with the protein MTPILSPLPYLAQVPDPREHLKTRYRWQDLLLICLLAVGSGRNNILAISQWVNDQASFLLDQVGIRTCQGERQLPAQATLYRFFWALSEGLEPLQQALLSWAQDVGRALGHEGPLAIAADGKHLRGTRRVRRGEEALVFLSALVQGLGLSLGGQEVVSGEATAVRGLLVRMEGLEVAWVLTGDAGLCAPEVAGAVVEQKGVTC; encoded by the coding sequence ATGACCCCAATACTTAGCCCCCTGCCCTACCTGGCTCAGGTCCCCGATCCCCGCGAACACCTGAAGACACGATACCGCTGGCAGGACCTGCTGCTGATCTGCCTACTCGCCGTGGGTTCAGGACGGAACAACATCCTGGCCATCAGCCAGTGGGTCAACGACCAGGCAAGCTTCTTGCTGGACCAGGTGGGTATCCGTACCTGCCAGGGAGAGCGCCAGCTCCCCGCCCAAGCCACCCTCTACCGCTTCTTCTGGGCGCTAAGCGAGGGGCTAGAGCCCCTACAACAGGCCTTGCTCTCCTGGGCTCAAGACGTGGGGCGAGCCCTGGGTCACGAAGGTCCCCTGGCCATCGCCGCCGACGGGAAACACCTTCGGGGTACCCGAAGGGTCCGACGGGGGGAGGAAGCCCTGGTCTTCCTCTCGGCCCTGGTGCAGGGGCTGGGGCTCTCCCTGGGGGGCCAAGAGGTCGTTTCCGGGGAGGCCACGGCAGTCCGGGGGCTTTTGGTGCGGATGGAGGGGCTGGAGGTGGCTTGGGTGCTGACCGGGGATGCCGGTTTGTGCGCGCCGGAGGTGGCGGGGGCGGTGGTGGAGCAAAAGGGGGTTACCTGCTGA
- a CDS encoding branched-chain amino acid transaminase — MATEPKAKSIGGDSRIKAGLIWMNGQMVPQEEAKVSVLTHALHYGTSVFEGIRAYDTPKGPAVFRLPEHVERLFHSAKVLMMEIPFTPREIAEAVKRVVRENAYTSCYIRPLAWMGAHTLGVNPLPNNPAEVMVAAWEWGTYLGDEAVKKGARLITSSWARFPANVMPGKAKIGGNYVNSALARIEAQQRGADEALLLDKEGFVAEGSGENLFFFKGNTLYAIEHSVNLMGITRDSVMVIARDLGYEVRECRATRDQLYMADEVFMVGTAAEITPVSYLDHRAIGEGMAGEHTMRLRRAYLEAVQGRNSKYEAWLSYVN; from the coding sequence ATGGCAACCGAACCCAAAGCTAAATCTATCGGCGGAGACAGCCGGATCAAAGCCGGGCTGATCTGGATGAACGGCCAGATGGTGCCCCAGGAGGAGGCGAAGGTGAGCGTGTTGACCCACGCCCTACACTACGGCACCAGCGTCTTCGAGGGCATCCGGGCTTACGACACCCCCAAGGGGCCGGCCGTCTTCCGTCTCCCTGAGCACGTGGAGCGCCTGTTCCACTCGGCCAAGGTGCTGATGATGGAGATCCCCTTCACCCCCCGAGAAATCGCCGAGGCGGTCAAACGGGTAGTGCGGGAAAACGCCTATACAAGCTGCTACATCCGCCCGCTGGCTTGGATGGGGGCCCATACCCTAGGGGTGAACCCCCTGCCCAACAACCCTGCCGAGGTGATGGTGGCGGCTTGGGAGTGGGGTACTTATTTGGGCGATGAGGCCGTGAAGAAGGGGGCCCGCCTGATTACCTCCTCTTGGGCCCGTTTCCCCGCCAATGTGATGCCGGGTAAGGCCAAGATCGGGGGGAACTACGTCAACTCCGCCTTGGCCCGCATCGAGGCGCAGCAGCGAGGGGCCGACGAAGCGCTATTGCTGGACAAAGAGGGTTTCGTGGCGGAGGGCTCGGGAGAGAACCTCTTCTTCTTCAAGGGCAACACCTTGTACGCCATCGAACACTCGGTGAACCTGATGGGCATCACCCGCGACTCGGTGATGGTCATCGCCCGCGATCTGGGCTATGAGGTGCGCGAGTGCAGGGCCACCCGAGACCAGCTCTACATGGCCGACGAGGTATTCATGGTGGGTACGGCGGCGGAAATTACCCCGGTTTCCTACTTAGACCACCGCGCTATTGGCGAGGGGATGGCTGGGGAGCACACCATGCGGCTGCGCAGGGCTTACCTCGAGGCCGTTCAGGGGCGAAACTCCAAGTACGAGGCCTGGCTGAGCTACGTCAATTGA
- the nrdR gene encoding transcriptional regulator NrdR produces MTCPYCNAPDTRVVDSRPASEGGAIRRRRECEKCGRRFTTYERAQVEPLMVVKRSGRKETFNPEKLLRGLLLACEKRPVDIEALQRFAYSFEDNVDAAEITSEEIGLKALAFLREQDPVAYIRFASVYREFDSVENFIDEIRRLERRKRKSQGARR; encoded by the coding sequence ATGACCTGTCCCTACTGCAATGCCCCCGATACCCGCGTGGTCGATTCCCGTCCGGCCAGCGAGGGCGGGGCCATTCGCCGCCGCCGCGAGTGTGAAAAATGCGGGCGGCGCTTCACCACTTACGAACGCGCCCAGGTCGAACCCTTGATGGTGGTCAAGCGCTCCGGCCGCAAGGAGACCTTCAACCCGGAAAAGCTCTTGCGCGGACTTTTGCTGGCTTGCGAGAAGCGCCCGGTAGACATAGAAGCCTTGCAGAGATTTGCCTATAGCTTTGAGGATAACGTGGACGCGGCCGAGATCACCTCCGAGGAGATCGGCCTCAAGGCGCTGGCCTTTTTGCGCGAACAGGACCCGGTGGCCTACATTCGCTTCGCCTCGGTGTACCGCGAGTTCGACTCGGTAGAGAACTTCATCGACGAGATCCGGCGGCTCGAGCGGCGCAAAAGGAAATCCCAAGGGGCTAGGCGCTAG
- a CDS encoding SDR family NAD(P)-dependent oxidoreductase, producing the protein MTRDLLGLSGRIVMVTGAGRGYGRSLAHAYGRNGATVVAVDPDVELATSVASEVEELGATAIPIRGDMAVVLDVMNTFDKVEELFGTLDGIVHVTRADSKTPFLELLESEWYDLLNADVKSSLYVMQHGLRYLSGGGFVTVVLPPSGRNQPHVLSVRGAVAGLIEGTTQIFPENVRVNGIVPSRDASSSEYDQPLVRAAVGLGSMVSEGIRGQVIEVLLPEPPQPPEIYDLLRELP; encoded by the coding sequence ATGACAAGGGATCTGCTGGGTCTATCAGGCCGAATCGTCATGGTCACCGGGGCGGGGCGTGGCTACGGGCGCTCGTTGGCTCATGCCTACGGGCGTAACGGGGCCACGGTGGTGGCGGTAGACCCGGATGTCGAGCTGGCTACCAGCGTAGCCTCCGAGGTGGAAGAGCTGGGGGCCACGGCCATCCCCATCCGGGGGGATATGGCGGTGGTGCTGGACGTGATGAACACCTTCGACAAGGTGGAGGAGCTATTCGGCACCCTGGATGGCATCGTTCACGTGACCCGGGCCGACAGCAAGACCCCTTTCCTCGAGCTATTGGAAAGCGAGTGGTATGACCTGCTCAATGCCGACGTGAAATCGAGCCTCTACGTGATGCAGCACGGGTTGCGCTACCTCTCGGGTGGGGGGTTTGTGACGGTGGTACTGCCCCCCTCGGGCCGCAATCAGCCGCACGTACTTTCCGTGCGGGGTGCGGTGGCTGGGTTGATCGAGGGCACTACCCAGATCTTTCCCGAGAACGTGCGGGTCAACGGCATCGTGCCCAGCCGGGATGCCTCGAGCAGCGAGTACGATCAGCCGCTGGTGCGGGCTGCGGTTGGGCTAGGCTCGATGGTCTCAGAGGGGATCCGCGGTCAGGTGATAGAGGTGTTGTTGCCCGAGCCGCCGCAGCCCCCGGAGATCTACGACCTGTTGCGGGAGCTGCCTTGA
- a CDS encoding PspA/IM30 family protein → MGIVDRLSRLIRANINDLIRRAEDPEKIIEQALEDMRSALREARVEVAEAMAELKKLERDQQNYNEQVAAWESKAAEALRAGREDLAREALKRKQQAQTLSDGFLQQITQQRNVVDQLMTQLKALEAKIQEAESKKALLIARKKGVEAAEAVRRMDSKVDAHAAVQAFEEMENRIQAMEDKHAALTEMDKSDIDKQLEELGSDKAVDEDLARLKKQLGIS, encoded by the coding sequence ATGGGAATTGTCGACCGCCTTTCTCGGCTCATTCGCGCCAACATCAACGATCTGATTCGGCGAGCCGAAGACCCGGAGAAGATCATCGAACAAGCCCTAGAGGATATGCGCTCGGCCTTGCGTGAGGCCCGGGTAGAAGTCGCCGAGGCCATGGCCGAGCTAAAAAAACTCGAGCGCGACCAGCAAAACTACAACGAGCAAGTCGCCGCTTGGGAGAGCAAGGCCGCCGAGGCCCTGCGCGCCGGCAGGGAAGACCTGGCCCGCGAAGCCCTCAAGCGCAAGCAGCAAGCCCAGACGCTCTCCGATGGCTTCCTCCAGCAGATCACCCAGCAGCGCAACGTGGTGGACCAGCTGATGACCCAGCTCAAAGCGCTGGAGGCCAAGATCCAGGAGGCCGAGAGCAAAAAAGCCCTGCTGATCGCGCGCAAGAAGGGGGTGGAAGCCGCCGAGGCGGTGCGCCGCATGGACTCCAAAGTGGACGCCCACGCCGCCGTGCAGGCCTTCGAGGAGATGGAAAACCGCATTCAGGCCATGGAGGACAAGCACGCCGCCCTTACCGAGATGGACAAGAGCGATATCGACAAGCAGCTCGAGGAGCTGGGCTCCGACAAAGCCGTAGACGAGGACTTGGCCCGCCTTAAGAAGCAGCTGGGAATAAGCTGA
- a CDS encoding DDE transposase family protein, with translation MPEEVSGWRGSRLALRMRRKVVCKATGEVREEAAYALTSLGASARELYALWRGHWGVENRLHHKRDTVFGEDASRSRKGAAGLMYLRDVILSLLHLKGWPVLRSVRRFSVDPHPLLQLIQGS, from the coding sequence ATGCCCGAGGAGGTGAGCGGCTGGCGAGGTTCACGGCTGGCCTTGCGGATGCGGCGGAAGGTGGTGTGCAAGGCCACCGGGGAGGTGCGGGAAGAGGCGGCTTATGCCCTGACCAGCCTGGGGGCTTCGGCGAGGGAGCTTTATGCCCTATGGCGGGGCCACTGGGGGGTGGAGAACCGTCTACACCACAAGCGGGACACGGTCTTTGGGGAAGACGCTTCCCGCAGCCGCAAGGGAGCGGCGGGGTTGATGTACTTGCGGGACGTCATCCTGAGCCTCTTGCACCTCAAAGGGTGGCCGGTGTTGCGCTCGGTGAGGAGGTTCTCCGTTGATCCCCATCCCCTACTCCAGCTCATTCAGGGGTCGTGA